Proteins co-encoded in one Thermocrinis sp. genomic window:
- the rplN gene encoding 50S ribosomal protein L14, with product MIQRQSYCNVADNSGAKKVQVIGIPYAPRKYATLGDVVTVTVKQATPNSPAKKGNIYRAVVVRTKKEVRRPDGSYIKFDDNAVVLLNQYGEPLGTRILGPIAREVRNRGFTKLASLAPEVV from the coding sequence ATGATACAGAGGCAAAGTTATTGCAACGTGGCTGACAACTCTGGAGCGAAAAAGGTTCAGGTTATAGGCATACCCTATGCGCCGAGGAAGTATGCAACCCTTGGGGATGTGGTTACCGTCACAGTAAAGCAGGCCACGCCCAACAGCCCCGCTAAGAAAGGAAACATATACAGGGCAGTGGTGGTCAGGACCAAAAAAGAAGTGAGAAGACCAGACGGAAGCTATATTAAGTTTGACGACAACGCGGTAGTGCTTCTAAATCAATATGGAGAACCTTTAGGTACAAGGATTTTGGGTCCCATTGCTCGTGAGGTGAGAAACCGTGGTTTTACCAAACTTGCATCACTCGCACCGGAGGTAGTTTGA
- the dnaK gene encoding molecular chaperone DnaK, with amino-acid sequence MAEKVIGIDLGTTNSVVAVMIGDEPVVIQNQEGSRLTPSVVSWTKEKEILVGEPAKRRAILDPENTIYESKRFIGRKFEEVKDEAKRVSYKVVPDEKGDASFEIPNLGRTVRPEEVGAQVLKKLKEAAEAYLGEKITKAVITVPAYFNERQRQATKDAGKIAGLEVLRILNEPTAAALAYGLDKKSDVRILVYDFGGGTFDVSILEGGEGVIEVKATAGDTHLGGANIDERIMDWLIEEFKRETGIDLRKDKTALQRLKDASEQAKKELSFKLETEINLPFITIDPSTNQPLHLQKKLTRARLEEMIKDLVDRTMEIVKKALEDAKLRPQDIDDVVLVGGSTRIPLVQQRIREFFGKEPHKGVHPDEVVAVGAAIQAGILSGEVKEILLVDVTPLSLGVETYGGVMTVLIPRNTPIPYKKCEIFTTASDYQTEVEIHVLQGERPLAKDNKSLGKFYLTGIPPAPRGVPKIEVCFDIDVDGILHVTAKDLGTGKEQSIRIQPSSGLTQEDIERIIKEAQMHEEEDKRKRELIDAKNQLDMHIYNLEKVLKENKDRIPADLVSEVEKAIQEGKNVFASSQDIQEVRRITEKVLEISGKLGSYIYQSAEKKSGEGGGDVIEGKTL; translated from the coding sequence ATGGCAGAGAAGGTAATAGGTATTGATTTGGGAACCACAAACTCTGTGGTTGCGGTTATGATAGGTGATGAGCCGGTGGTAATACAGAATCAAGAGGGTTCTAGATTAACGCCCTCTGTGGTGTCTTGGACTAAGGAGAAGGAAATTCTCGTGGGTGAGCCAGCCAAAAGGCGTGCCATACTGGACCCAGAGAATACAATTTACGAATCCAAAAGGTTCATAGGGAGAAAGTTTGAAGAGGTAAAAGATGAAGCCAAAAGGGTGTCTTACAAAGTGGTGCCTGATGAAAAGGGAGATGCAAGTTTTGAAATTCCCAACTTAGGAAGAACGGTAAGGCCAGAGGAGGTAGGCGCTCAGGTTCTGAAGAAATTAAAAGAGGCTGCAGAGGCATACTTAGGGGAAAAGATAACAAAAGCTGTAATAACAGTGCCAGCTTACTTTAACGAAAGGCAAAGGCAGGCAACGAAGGACGCCGGGAAGATAGCAGGGCTTGAAGTTTTAAGGATACTAAACGAGCCCACCGCTGCTGCTTTAGCCTATGGGTTAGATAAGAAAAGCGACGTAAGGATACTGGTTTACGACTTTGGAGGAGGCACCTTTGACGTATCTATTTTGGAGGGTGGAGAAGGAGTAATAGAGGTAAAGGCTACTGCTGGAGATACCCATCTTGGTGGTGCCAACATAGACGAAAGGATAATGGACTGGCTTATAGAAGAGTTTAAGAGGGAAACTGGCATAGACCTCAGAAAGGACAAAACCGCATTACAAAGGCTAAAGGACGCTTCAGAACAAGCTAAAAAAGAATTATCCTTTAAACTTGAGACCGAGATAAACCTACCCTTTATAACCATAGATCCATCCACCAATCAACCGTTGCACCTACAGAAAAAGCTCACCAGGGCAAGGCTGGAGGAGATGATAAAGGATCTGGTTGATAGGACTATGGAGATAGTTAAAAAAGCTTTGGAAGATGCCAAACTTAGACCGCAGGACATAGACGATGTGGTGCTGGTAGGTGGTTCTACCAGAATTCCGTTGGTGCAGCAAAGAATAAGGGAATTTTTCGGTAAGGAACCTCACAAAGGGGTTCATCCGGATGAGGTGGTGGCAGTGGGTGCTGCCATACAGGCAGGTATCCTCTCTGGAGAGGTAAAAGAAATCCTTCTGGTAGATGTCACTCCCCTTTCTTTGGGTGTGGAAACCTACGGTGGGGTCATGACCGTACTCATCCCCCGCAATACGCCCATACCTTACAAGAAGTGTGAAATCTTTACCACCGCTAGCGATTATCAAACAGAGGTGGAAATTCATGTCTTACAAGGGGAAAGACCGCTGGCTAAGGATAATAAATCGCTGGGTAAGTTCTACCTGACTGGCATACCACCTGCACCAAGGGGGGTGCCAAAGATAGAGGTTTGCTTTGATATAGACGTGGATGGCATACTGCACGTAACTGCCAAGGACTTAGGAACAGGCAAAGAACAATCCATAAGGATTCAACCCTCTTCTGGGCTCACCCAAGAAGACATAGAAAGGATAATAAAAGAAGCTCAAATGCACGAAGAAGAAGACAAAAGGAAGAGAGAACTGATAGATGCCAAAAATCAACTTGATATGCACATCTACAACTTAGAGAAGGTTTTAAAAGAAAACAAAGACAGAATACCGGCGGATCTCGTTTCAGAGGTTGAAAAGGCTATTCAAGAGGGTAAGAACGTGTTTGCCTCTTCTCAGGACATACAGGAAGTGCGCAGAATTACAGAAAAGGTTCTTGAGATTTCCGGAAAACTAGGAAGCTATATCTACCAATCTGCGGAGAAAAAGAGTGGTGAAGGCGGTGGAGATGTGATAGAGGGCAAGACGCTATAA
- a CDS encoding Hsp33 family molecular chaperone HslO, with amino-acid sequence MFFKELDERTKGELRDYFEDRDYAVIAVPKEEPVRVYVIKADRTVETTRRIHGLDPYSTIRLGEWLLSALILSSLVKHASPQKVLLKFTSKEEIIVAEADGMGRVRGFMSFASQDNEPENITVVKELRMGTPYTSIIPVVSRDIKENLLYYFEQSEQIKTGLDMAVLLNEDGSVKHAGAYMVQTMGGTSPKVEKLLQERIKSFPSYSSILSLGRRPEDVVEDILFDMEPRIVGLKEVEYYCPCNEEIAKASLSLLSREEMEEILSDGPAEVVCKFCGRIYRFDRGVLSL; translated from the coding sequence ATGTTTTTTAAAGAGCTTGACGAAAGAACAAAGGGTGAGCTAAGGGATTACTTTGAAGATAGGGATTATGCAGTTATTGCTGTGCCAAAAGAGGAGCCCGTAAGGGTTTATGTAATAAAGGCAGACAGGACAGTAGAAACTACAAGGAGAATACACGGACTTGATCCTTACTCTACCATTCGGTTGGGCGAATGGCTTCTGTCTGCCTTGATACTCTCCTCTTTAGTAAAGCACGCCAGCCCTCAGAAGGTTCTTCTGAAATTTACCAGTAAGGAAGAAATTATTGTAGCTGAAGCTGACGGGATGGGAAGGGTTAGAGGGTTTATGAGTTTTGCTTCTCAGGATAACGAGCCAGAAAACATCACTGTTGTTAAAGAGCTTAGAATGGGCACACCTTACACAAGCATAATTCCCGTAGTTAGTAGGGATATTAAAGAGAACTTACTCTATTATTTTGAGCAGTCGGAGCAAATCAAAACAGGCTTAGACATGGCGGTTTTGTTAAACGAAGATGGTTCTGTAAAGCATGCGGGAGCTTATATGGTTCAAACTATGGGAGGTACATCACCAAAGGTGGAAAAACTTCTCCAAGAAAGGATAAAGAGCTTTCCTTCCTATTCTAGCATTTTATCGTTGGGGAGAAGACCAGAGGACGTGGTGGAAGATATTCTTTTTGATATGGAGCCCAGGATAGTGGGTTTAAAGGAGGTTGAGTACTATTGTCCCTGCAACGAAGAAATAGCAAAAGCAAGTTTGAGTCTTTTGAGCAGAGAGGAAATGGAAGAGATTCTATCGGACGGTCCGGCGGAGGTTGTCTGCAAATTCTGTGGAAGAATATACAGGTTTGATAGAGGAGTTTTGTCTTTGTAA
- the rplR gene encoding 50S ribosomal protein L18 — translation MAKLSRHEKRERRHKRIRKKIFGTPERPRLCVYRSLNAFYAQIIDDTKGITLVSASSIDPEFVKMAGKRGGKSIEDVKKVAEILVRKALEKGIKKVVFDRGGFLYHGKIKAFAEACREFGLEF, via the coding sequence ATGGCTAAGCTTAGTAGGCACGAAAAAAGGGAAAGAAGACACAAGAGGATAAGAAAGAAGATCTTTGGGACGCCCGAAAGACCCAGACTATGCGTTTACAGAAGTTTGAACGCCTTCTATGCCCAGATAATAGACGATACTAAGGGCATTACTTTGGTTTCTGCATCCTCCATAGATCCAGAGTTTGTTAAGATGGCAGGCAAAAGAGGAGGTAAATCCATAGAAGACGTGAAAAAGGTAGCGGAAATACTAGTTAGAAAGGCTTTGGAGAAGGGTATAAAAAAGGTAGTGTTTGACAGAGGGGGATTTTTGTATCACGGTAAAATAAAGGCATTTGCAGAGGCTTGTAGAGAGTTTGGTTTAGAGTTTTAG
- the rpsH gene encoding 30S ribosomal protein S8 translates to MDPVADMFSAIKNAIMRRKDYVDVPSSKLKEAILEVLKREGYILNWERLDKEEHRKGTQYKLRIHLKYADPKKSKSVIRELVKVSKPGRRVYVPKHLIPHVRKGLGIAILSTDAGVITDHEARKLGKGGELIAYVW, encoded by the coding sequence ATGGATCCAGTGGCAGATATGTTTTCCGCTATTAAAAATGCCATAATGAGAAGGAAAGACTATGTGGATGTGCCTTCTTCCAAGCTAAAAGAGGCTATTCTTGAGGTGTTGAAAAGGGAAGGTTATATTCTTAACTGGGAAAGGTTAGATAAAGAGGAGCACAGAAAGGGTACCCAGTACAAGCTGAGAATACATCTAAAATACGCAGACCCTAAGAAAAGCAAAAGCGTTATACGGGAATTGGTAAAGGTGTCTAAACCAGGTAGGCGCGTGTACGTTCCCAAGCACCTAATACCCCATGTTAGAAAGGGGTTGGGTATAGCCATTCTCTCAACGGACGCAGGGGTAATTACAGACCACGAGGCAAGAAAGCTTGGTAAAGGTGGAGAACTTATAGCATACGTGTGGTGA
- the hisH gene encoding imidazole glycerol phosphate synthase subunit HisH, whose amino-acid sequence MIALVDYGMGNLRSVEKALECLGLRVLRTSDPEVVKKSKAVVLPGVGAFKDAIYNLKKLGLYGTILSHLESGKPFLGICLGLQLLFERSYEFGEEKGFGLLEGEVILLPPTVKIPHIGWNQIWKRKDSPILEGIEDGEFVYFVHSYRVMPKRDNVILTLTDYGDYFVSSVEYENVFAVQFHPEKSQKVGLKLLKNWATYNGLL is encoded by the coding sequence ATGATTGCACTCGTAGATTACGGAATGGGAAATTTAAGAAGCGTAGAGAAGGCTCTTGAGTGCTTAGGTCTTAGAGTTCTGAGGACGAGCGATCCGGAGGTCGTAAAAAAGTCAAAAGCGGTTGTCCTGCCTGGTGTGGGGGCTTTCAAAGACGCTATATACAACTTGAAAAAATTGGGACTCTACGGTACAATTCTTTCACACTTAGAGAGTGGAAAACCCTTCTTAGGCATATGCTTAGGACTTCAACTTTTGTTTGAGAGAAGTTACGAGTTTGGTGAAGAGAAAGGTTTTGGGCTCTTAGAAGGAGAAGTTATCCTTCTTCCGCCTACCGTAAAAATACCCCACATAGGTTGGAACCAGATCTGGAAGAGGAAAGACTCCCCAATTTTAGAAGGAATAGAAGATGGCGAATTTGTCTACTTTGTCCATTCTTACAGGGTGATGCCAAAGAGGGATAATGTAATTCTTACTCTGACAGACTATGGAGATTACTTCGTGTCCTCCGTAGAGTACGAAAATGTCTTTGCGGTTCAGTTTCACCCTGAAAAGAGCCAAAAAGTGGGACTTAAACTGTTAAAAAACTGGGCTACGTACAACGGGCTTTTGTAG
- the nadD gene encoding nicotinate (nicotinamide) nucleotide adenylyltransferase, translating into MKVFFGGSFDPVHLGHLLVARDVLEELKVQEVVFVPAYQAPLKEPHKASPEERLHMLKLAIENVNGFSVSSIEINRKGISYTVDTAKELFQELKDKPTFLVGVDSVLNLHLWKDPATLVKLARFIIVDRGSKGKEVKAYLKERFPELIEDTDYIILSIRRIDISSTEIRRRVKEGKSITWLVPACVESYILSKGLYK; encoded by the coding sequence ATGAAAGTCTTCTTTGGCGGAAGCTTTGACCCAGTTCATCTGGGACATCTTTTAGTGGCAAGGGACGTCCTGGAAGAGCTAAAAGTGCAAGAGGTGGTCTTTGTCCCTGCTTACCAAGCACCACTCAAAGAACCTCACAAAGCAAGTCCAGAGGAAAGACTTCATATGCTAAAGCTTGCCATAGAGAATGTTAATGGTTTTTCTGTAAGCTCGATAGAAATAAACAGAAAGGGTATATCTTACACAGTGGATACAGCAAAGGAGCTTTTTCAAGAGCTTAAGGACAAACCTACTTTTTTGGTAGGCGTGGACAGTGTCCTAAACCTACACCTCTGGAAAGATCCAGCCACTTTGGTAAAGTTAGCAAGGTTCATAATTGTAGACAGAGGGTCAAAGGGGAAAGAGGTAAAGGCTTACCTAAAGGAGAGGTTCCCAGAGCTAATAGAGGATACAGATTACATCATCCTCAGTATAAGAAGAATTGATATTTCTTCTACGGAAATAAGGCGTAGGGTTAAAGAAGGAAAAAGTATAACTTGGCTTGTTCCTGCGTGTGTAGAAAGTTATATACTTAGCAAAGGCCTTTACAAATGA
- the rplE gene encoding 50S ribosomal protein L5, which translates to MSVETKYVPRLYEKYKNEVVPKLIAKFGYKNPMEVPKLVKIVVNMGVGEAVKDIKFLEKATEDLRAITGQQPAVRRAKKSEAGFKLRKGMPVGLKVTLRKERMWDFLDKLISVALPRVKDFKGLNPRSFDGRGNYAFGIAEQIVFPEIDYEKVDAIRGMDIIIHTTAETDEEALWLLALLGLPIRSF; encoded by the coding sequence ATGAGCGTAGAAACCAAGTATGTGCCCAGACTTTACGAAAAGTATAAAAACGAAGTAGTTCCAAAACTTATTGCAAAGTTTGGCTACAAAAATCCTATGGAAGTGCCCAAATTGGTGAAGATTGTGGTCAACATGGGTGTGGGCGAAGCAGTTAAGGATATAAAATTTCTGGAAAAGGCTACAGAAGACCTGAGAGCTATCACTGGACAGCAACCTGCGGTGAGAAGGGCCAAAAAATCCGAAGCTGGTTTTAAACTCAGGAAGGGAATGCCAGTTGGTCTAAAGGTTACTCTGAGAAAGGAGAGAATGTGGGACTTTTTGGACAAACTCATCTCCGTTGCCTTACCAAGGGTGAAGGACTTCAAAGGCTTAAACCCAAGGTCCTTTGATGGCAGAGGAAACTACGCCTTTGGTATAGCAGAGCAGATAGTCTTTCCGGAGATAGACTACGAGAAGGTGGACGCCATAAGAGGTATGGATATAATAATACACACCACCGCAGAAACCGACGAGGAAGCCCTATGGCTCTTAGCCTTGCTCGGGCTACCCATAAGGAGTTTTTAG
- the rplF gene encoding 50S ribosomal protein L6 has translation MSRIGKKPIQIPSNVKVSFNNGVLVVEGPKGKLSMKVHPDVKLTLEDGTIRLERPSDAPFHRAIHGTMGALIRNMVKGVTEGFTIGLEVVGLGYKAAVKGGNLELSLGYSHPVVYPIPPDVKIEVKENKIYVSGIDKQRVGQVAAEIRAFKKPDAYKGKGIRYEGEQLKLKAGKAAGKGKGGKGKK, from the coding sequence ATGTCAAGAATAGGTAAAAAACCAATACAAATACCCAGCAATGTAAAGGTAAGTTTTAATAATGGCGTATTAGTGGTAGAAGGACCAAAGGGCAAACTCTCCATGAAAGTCCATCCAGACGTAAAGCTAACTTTGGAAGATGGCACCATAAGGTTGGAGAGACCTTCGGATGCACCTTTTCACAGAGCCATACACGGAACCATGGGAGCGTTGATCAGAAACATGGTAAAGGGTGTTACAGAGGGTTTTACTATCGGTCTAGAAGTGGTTGGCTTGGGATATAAGGCAGCGGTTAAGGGAGGAAATTTGGAGCTGAGCTTGGGTTATTCCCATCCCGTAGTTTATCCAATACCCCCTGATGTGAAGATAGAAGTTAAAGAAAACAAAATATACGTAAGCGGTATAGACAAACAAAGGGTTGGTCAGGTAGCGGCTGAAATTAGAGCTTTCAAAAAGCCAGACGCATACAAAGGTAAAGGCATAAGGTATGAAGGAGAACAGCTAAAACTTAAGGCAGGAAAGGCTGCAGGAAAGGGTAAAGGTGGTAAAGGTAAGAAGTAA
- a CDS encoding SulP family inorganic anion transporter has product MSPKSIVQSFSLNLGYLNGYNKEKFIKDLVAGLTVAAVLVPQAKAYALLAGMPPINGLYASLLAPLVAVIFGSSRFLGTGPVAMVAILVTSTLLPFAKPGTSEWVGLAGLLALMVGITILLIGIFRLAFILDLISHSVIVGFISAGALVISANQLGGVLGFSTTKSTQIFSLLADIAQKLHQTNPYTVMVSILAFVIIYLSRKIHPLMPGALIAVVITTLISYLLDLKGRYGVSIVEDVPAGLPPISLPPIDLQVLSALWGGAIVVAAIGLLEALAIAKKFAVEKGDKWDPNKELVGQGLSNIVAGFMQGFPISGSFSRSALYYRLETASPIAHAVVSLVILITLLFFAPLFYYLPKATLSVIILTAVIPLVKPQEIRHLYHINPIDGVVAGLTFISVFIMELWQAILMGAILAFGSFVYKTMYPRIVVITRNPKTQTFENAEAEGLVECPQILYVRPQMSIYFGNAEYVSNYIVEKVQERKDRGLKFVFIDLEASNYMDAVGAENFIRMLQRIKSMGLSPALGNINRIVMPVLERAGLKKVVPEDMIFGSKGQSLKILLEEIDHQFCAKVCPHVVFKECVEFKSGEKKLSSWED; this is encoded by the coding sequence GTGAGCCCTAAAAGTATAGTCCAATCTTTTAGTTTAAACTTAGGCTATCTGAATGGATACAACAAAGAAAAGTTCATAAAAGACCTAGTAGCCGGTCTTACGGTTGCAGCGGTCTTGGTTCCTCAGGCAAAAGCTTATGCCCTTTTAGCTGGAATGCCACCCATAAATGGTCTTTATGCATCGTTGCTTGCTCCCTTAGTGGCGGTTATCTTTGGAAGTTCAAGGTTTTTGGGGACGGGCCCAGTGGCTATGGTAGCAATACTGGTTACGTCCACCCTTTTACCTTTTGCCAAGCCTGGAACATCCGAATGGGTAGGGCTGGCAGGACTTTTAGCCCTTATGGTGGGCATAACTATTCTTTTGATAGGAATTTTTAGACTTGCCTTCATCCTTGATCTTATATCCCACAGCGTGATAGTTGGTTTTATCTCCGCTGGTGCGCTCGTGATTTCGGCAAATCAATTAGGTGGCGTCCTTGGTTTTAGCACCACAAAAAGCACTCAGATATTTTCCCTGTTAGCTGACATAGCCCAAAAGCTCCATCAAACAAATCCATACACAGTAATGGTGAGCATTTTGGCGTTTGTAATCATATATTTGTCAAGGAAAATACATCCCCTTATGCCCGGTGCTCTGATCGCGGTTGTGATAACCACGCTGATTTCCTACCTTTTGGACCTCAAGGGAAGATATGGAGTTTCTATTGTGGAGGATGTGCCAGCGGGTCTTCCACCCATAAGCTTACCTCCCATAGACCTACAAGTTCTATCCGCTCTATGGGGTGGTGCAATAGTGGTGGCTGCCATAGGCCTTTTGGAAGCCTTAGCTATAGCTAAAAAGTTTGCGGTAGAAAAGGGAGACAAGTGGGATCCAAACAAAGAGTTAGTAGGTCAAGGACTTTCAAATATAGTGGCAGGTTTTATGCAGGGATTTCCGATAAGCGGTTCTTTTTCACGTTCAGCTCTATACTACAGGCTTGAAACCGCTTCTCCCATAGCCCATGCTGTGGTAAGCTTGGTTATACTTATAACTCTTCTTTTCTTTGCGCCTCTGTTTTATTACCTGCCGAAGGCAACCCTCTCGGTCATAATACTAACCGCAGTTATTCCACTGGTTAAACCTCAAGAGATAAGACATCTTTACCACATAAACCCTATAGATGGTGTGGTGGCAGGGCTTACCTTTATAAGCGTTTTCATCATGGAGCTTTGGCAGGCTATACTTATGGGTGCCATCCTAGCCTTTGGGTCTTTTGTTTATAAGACCATGTATCCTCGCATAGTGGTAATTACGAGAAATCCCAAAACTCAAACCTTTGAGAATGCAGAGGCAGAGGGTCTTGTGGAATGTCCCCAAATCTTATACGTAAGACCTCAGATGTCTATATACTTTGGAAATGCAGAGTATGTTTCTAACTACATAGTAGAAAAAGTTCAAGAAAGAAAAGATAGAGGGCTGAAATTTGTATTCATAGACTTGGAAGCTTCCAACTACATGGATGCAGTGGGTGCGGAAAATTTCATAAGAATGCTACAAAGGATAAAGTCCATGGGCCTATCCCCTGCTCTTGGTAATATAAACCGAATTGTCATGCCTGTTTTAGAAAGGGCTGGTTTAAAAAAGGTTGTTCCAGAGGACATGATATTTGGTTCAAAGGGGCAGTCTTTGAAAATATTACTTGAAGAGATAGACCATCAATTTTGCGCTAAGGTCTGCCCTCATGTAGTTTTTAAAGAATGTGTAGAGTTTAAAAGCGGCGAAAAAAAACTTTCATCTTGGGAAGATTAA
- a CDS encoding type Z 30S ribosomal protein S14 — translation MARKAKVAKDVKHFPKYEVRKKNRCPLCGRPRGFIRYFGMCRLCFRELALKGELPGVRKASW, via the coding sequence ATGGCAAGAAAGGCTAAGGTAGCAAAGGACGTTAAGCACTTTCCTAAGTACGAAGTAAGGAAGAAGAACAGGTGCCCGCTGTGTGGAAGGCCCAGAGGCTTTATAAGATACTTTGGTATGTGTAGGTTGTGCTTTAGGGAACTTGCCCTTAAAGGCGAATTACCTGGCGTTCGCAAAGCAAGCTGGTAA
- the rplX gene encoding 50S ribosomal protein L24 has product MAAKIKKGDTVVVLRGKEKGKTGEVIKVLREKNRVVVKDVNLVKKHLKEIPNVREGGIYEFEAPIHISNVMLICPKCGKPTRVGFRIVQEGDTLRKYRYCKKCNENIDLVAEKVKKERVKR; this is encoded by the coding sequence ATGGCAGCTAAGATAAAAAAGGGTGATACGGTGGTGGTCTTAAGGGGAAAGGAAAAGGGTAAAACAGGAGAGGTTATTAAAGTCCTGAGAGAAAAAAATAGAGTAGTGGTAAAGGATGTAAACCTGGTTAAGAAGCACTTAAAGGAGATACCCAACGTAAGAGAGGGTGGTATATACGAGTTTGAAGCACCTATACACATAAGCAACGTGATGTTGATATGCCCAAAATGTGGCAAGCCCACTCGGGTGGGTTTTAGAATTGTGCAGGAGGGCGATACACTACGAAAGTATAGATACTGTAAAAAATGCAATGAAAATATAGATCTGGTGGCAGAGAAAGTCAAAAAAGAGAGGGTTAAGAGATGA
- the rpmD gene encoding 50S ribosomal protein L30: protein MKKLRVRLVRGLAGKPEKHIKAVRSLGLKKVGDVRILQDNPMVRGNIKTAHYLLEVQEVEE, encoded by the coding sequence ATGAAAAAACTTAGGGTGCGTTTGGTTAGAGGTTTGGCTGGAAAGCCTGAAAAACACATAAAAGCTGTGAGAAGCTTAGGCTTAAAAAAAGTAGGAGATGTTAGGATACTTCAAGACAATCCTATGGTTAGAGGAAACATAAAAACTGCCCATTATCTTTTGGAAGTTCAGGAGGTGGAAGAATGA
- the rplO gene encoding 50S ribosomal protein L15: MKLNELAPNPGATQEKKRVGRGIGSGLGKTCGKGHKGQKTRSGDRKLPSWFEGGQTPLHKRIPKRGFRSPNRVEYSVVNVKVLDSLFSEGEEVNPQKLLEKGLVKPGMPVKILGDGELTKKLIVKAHAFSNSAKEKIEKAGGACEVIG; this comes from the coding sequence ATGAAGCTTAACGAATTAGCACCAAACCCAGGAGCTACACAAGAGAAAAAAAGGGTTGGTAGAGGTATAGGCTCTGGACTTGGTAAGACTTGCGGAAAAGGGCACAAGGGGCAGAAAACAAGATCTGGAGATAGGAAGCTTCCCTCTTGGTTTGAGGGCGGACAAACTCCCCTGCATAAAAGAATTCCAAAGAGGGGCTTTAGAAGTCCCAACAGGGTTGAGTATTCAGTGGTTAACGTAAAAGTATTAGACAGCTTATTCTCCGAAGGAGAAGAAGTAAATCCACAGAAACTTTTGGAAAAGGGACTTGTAAAGCCCGGCATGCCGGTCAAGATACTTGGAGATGGAGAGCTTACAAAAAAGCTAATTGTTAAAGCCCATGCTTTCTCCAATTCTGCTAAAGAAAAAATCGAAAAAGCCGGTGGTGCCTGCGAGGTAATAGGGTGA
- the rpsE gene encoding 30S ribosomal protein S5 has translation MGGLSIEKMIDERRSLQNIIELEDQLQLEERLIYAKRTTRVTKGGKRFSFSALVIVGDKRGFVGFGLGKAREVPIAIAKAIEDGKKHIIRVPIIEGTVPHDVIGHYGPTMIKVMPARRGTGIVAGGAAKPIFELAGYTDVLTKLMGSTNPNNVVRAVFDALLKLTSLEEEARLRGISEEELRRRYQLYARV, from the coding sequence ATGGGTGGTTTGTCAATTGAAAAAATGATTGATGAAAGGAGAAGTTTGCAGAATATAATCGAGCTTGAAGACCAGCTTCAATTAGAGGAACGTCTTATATACGCCAAGAGAACTACAAGAGTTACAAAAGGGGGTAAAAGATTCTCCTTTAGCGCTCTGGTTATTGTGGGCGATAAGAGGGGTTTTGTGGGGTTCGGCTTAGGTAAAGCAAGGGAAGTCCCCATAGCTATAGCAAAAGCCATAGAAGACGGTAAAAAACACATCATAAGGGTTCCCATAATAGAAGGGACTGTTCCCCATGATGTAATAGGCCATTATGGACCTACTATGATAAAGGTTATGCCTGCCAGAAGGGGAACGGGTATAGTGGCAGGTGGTGCTGCAAAACCTATTTTTGAACTAGCAGGCTATACAGACGTTCTTACCAAGCTAATGGGAAGCACTAACCCTAACAACGTGGTGAGGGCTGTTTTTGATGCACTTTTGAAGCTTACTTCCCTCGAAGAAGAGGCAAGACTTAGGGGTATTAGCGAAGAAGAACTAAGAAGAAGATACCAACTTTATGCGAGGGTATGA